accttcatcctactTGGCATTCCTGGCCTAGAGGCAGCCCatatctggatctccatccccttctgcaccatgtacgCCATAGCCTTGTTGGGGAACTTCACTATCCTGTTCATCGTGAAGAGGGAGCCGAGCCTCCACGAGCCCATGTTctttttcctctgcatgctggccatcacCGACCTGCTCATTTCCACATCCACTatgcccaaaatgctgagcatcttctggttcaattccagggagatcagtttcagtgcctgcctcacccagatgtacttaGTTCACTCCTTCTCAGCGATGGAGTCTGGAATCctcgtggccatggcttttgatcgctatgtggccatctgccattccctgagacattccaccatcctgacaaactCTGTGGTGGCCAAGATAGGCCTGGCCTTGGTGCTGCGCAGTGGCATACTCACATTACCCTATCCCTTCCTGGCGAGGCattggccatattgcagaaccaacatca
The Emys orbicularis isolate rEmyOrb1 chromosome 1, rEmyOrb1.hap1, whole genome shotgun sequence DNA segment above includes these coding regions:
- the LOC135886910 gene encoding olfactory receptor 52E4-like — protein: MSDSNTTDFTNPSTFILLGIPGLEAAHIWISIPFCTMYAIALLGNFTILFIVKREPSLHEPMFFFLCMLAITDLLISTSTMPKMLSIFWFNSREISFSACLTQMYLVHSFSAMESGILVAMAFDRYVAICHSLRHSTILTNSVVAKIGLALVLRSGILTLPYPFLARHWPYCRTNIIPHSYCRHIAVVNLACADIRISSYYGLFNLVSVIGMDVFFIAVSYTQILRAIFRLPTKDARIKTFGTCISHLCAILILYIPDFFSSLTQRFGHNVPLHLRILFANVYLLVPPMLHPIIYGVRTKQIRDRLLHLFSHKET